One genomic window of Pseudomonadota bacterium includes the following:
- a CDS encoding complex I NDUFA9 subunit family protein encodes DFQRIHVDTAERIARAVHQAGVPALIHISALGANTQAKAQYARTKALGEQAVRKAFPQASIIRPSIVFGPEDRLFNLFAGLARLSPVLPLVGGGKTRFQPVYVDDVAQAIARLATGQAPGGETLEAVGPKVYTFRELMVLMLKEIRRRRLLVPVPFCLAKFKAWFLEFLPRPLLTRDQVEMLKTDVVATSGARTLQDLGIQPRAVEAIIPTYLARFRPGGS; translated from the coding sequence GACTTCCAGCGCATCCATGTGGACACGGCGGAGCGCATTGCCCGGGCCGTGCACCAGGCCGGCGTGCCCGCCCTGATCCATATTTCCGCTCTGGGAGCGAATACGCAGGCGAAGGCGCAGTACGCCCGCACCAAGGCTCTGGGGGAGCAGGCGGTACGCAAGGCTTTCCCGCAGGCCAGCATTATCCGGCCGAGTATCGTGTTCGGGCCCGAGGACCGGTTATTCAACCTGTTCGCCGGGCTGGCGCGCCTCAGCCCCGTCCTGCCCCTGGTGGGGGGTGGAAAGACCCGCTTCCAGCCTGTGTACGTGGATGATGTGGCGCAGGCCATTGCCCGCCTGGCCACGGGACAGGCGCCTGGCGGCGAGACGCTGGAGGCTGTGGGGCCAAAAGTGTACACGTTCCGGGAGCTGATGGTCCTGATGCTGAAGGAGATCCGGCGTCGCCGGCTTCTGGTCCCCGTGCCGTTCTGCCTGGCGAAATTCAAGGCCTGGTTTCTGGAATTCCTGCCCCGGCCGCTGCTGACCCGCGACCAGGTGGAGATGCTGAAGACCGATGTGGTGGCCACGTCCGGTGCCCGCACCCTGCAGGACCTGGGGATCCAGCCCCGGGCTGTGGAGGCCATCATTCCCACATACCTGGCCCGTTTCCGCCCGGGCGGGTCATAA